From Oscillospiraceae bacterium CM, a single genomic window includes:
- a CDS encoding S-layer homology domain-containing protein produces MKNLRKVLAVVLVVCMVFSLATIASALTFTDDSSIQYKEAVGVMTGIGAINGYPDGSFGPTNNVTRAEAAKMIVYAILGPTVAASLSTSTSSFSDVAASHWASPYIEYCVDNGIINGRGDGTFDPTGNVTGFELAKMMLCADGYGKDNEYVGSNWALNVAIDAFDNDIFNGNDDGNFSVAATREEAALYIYNGLMVERVTYSKVTGEYTGTGSDMLESKYDMEPDTGMVMANQATGDDFTVVDIAGVEKDCDVTTGLSLIGHDVTVFYADANEDGNIDDDETIYYVLDNSTTWAAEEDDDLPDDVTYDAVVPMFEDYTNTGDTPDTTIDEGTYIITDDAVTAYLAPSTFAVDLVVDIDDTEDAETIELDGAGVLENNDTLDEVIEYAGIAVDDIVIVTYTGTLFTLTKATTVEGTISKVTADDTITLGGVAYAETDAVTNDSGIVDDAINFDDTFTLYLDGFGGYFGVEAVDAASDAGLLYVTLAYTVETTDAYGNPTTSYYVQGVTTTGTEANYQVTVATYTEINNGDGDNDELMLFSVETAVAEDAGNGGLEANYATLTAEGTVIPWTDDNANTTWDSGETDTVAADAVKIEDDNYYASDVAFIYVDGSGATLDVTVLNEVQAIENTNTGYYYAEQIGDTTNNSVMYVFIDGEAPAAESDGLGLIFVNDLVKDADTADGDVFEVYLDGVETEITLANGTTPAAVGFYTYTETDGVTTLTAYTGDDVVGETLDNLVGDLITTASADDVDATGATVVDLTDDDVDLADIEDDADYMVSFAIDDDGVTAVIYIELAP; encoded by the coding sequence ATGAAGAATCTCAGAAAAGTTCTCGCAGTGGTTCTCGTCGTTTGCATGGTGTTCAGCCTTGCAACGATCGCTTCTGCTCTGACGTTCACTGACGACTCCAGCATTCAGTACAAAGAAGCTGTTGGCGTCATGACCGGCATCGGCGCGATCAACGGGTACCCGGACGGCAGCTTCGGCCCGACGAACAACGTCACCCGCGCTGAGGCCGCCAAGATGATCGTTTACGCGATCCTCGGCCCCACAGTCGCCGCATCACTCTCAACATCGACATCATCCTTCTCGGATGTTGCCGCTTCCCACTGGGCTTCCCCGTACATTGAGTACTGCGTTGACAACGGCATTATTAACGGCCGCGGCGACGGTACTTTTGATCCCACCGGCAACGTCACAGGCTTTGAGCTTGCCAAAATGATGCTCTGTGCTGACGGCTACGGCAAGGACAACGAGTATGTTGGCTCCAATTGGGCGCTCAACGTTGCTATCGATGCTTTCGATAACGACATCTTCAATGGCAATGACGACGGCAATTTCTCCGTTGCCGCCACGCGTGAAGAGGCTGCCCTGTACATCTACAACGGCCTGATGGTCGAAAGAGTCACCTACAGTAAGGTCACCGGCGAATATACCGGCACAGGCTCCGACATGCTCGAATCGAAGTATGACATGGAACCCGATACCGGTATGGTCATGGCAAACCAGGCAACCGGCGACGATTTTACTGTTGTCGATATCGCAGGTGTTGAAAAGGACTGCGACGTCACGACCGGTCTTAGCCTGATCGGCCACGATGTTACAGTGTTCTATGCAGATGCAAACGAAGACGGCAACATCGACGATGATGAAACAATCTACTACGTCCTTGACAACTCCACGACGTGGGCTGCCGAGGAAGATGATGACCTTCCGGATGATGTCACCTATGACGCTGTTGTCCCGATGTTCGAGGACTATACGAACACAGGAGACACCCCTGACACGACGATTGATGAAGGTACATACATCATTACCGATGATGCAGTCACCGCTTACCTCGCTCCCTCCACGTTTGCTGTTGACCTCGTTGTCGACATCGACGATACCGAAGATGCAGAGACGATCGAGCTTGACGGCGCTGGCGTGCTGGAGAACAACGACACGCTTGACGAAGTCATCGAGTATGCCGGCATCGCTGTTGACGATATTGTCATCGTCACCTACACCGGTACCCTCTTCACGCTGACCAAGGCCACGACGGTTGAAGGCACGATCTCCAAGGTCACAGCCGACGACACGATCACCCTCGGCGGCGTCGCCTACGCGGAGACCGACGCAGTGACCAACGACAGCGGTATCGTTGACGACGCGATCAACTTTGACGACACCTTTACGCTCTACCTTGATGGTTTCGGCGGATACTTCGGTGTCGAGGCGGTTGATGCCGCTTCGGATGCTGGCCTCCTTTATGTAACGCTGGCATATACTGTTGAGACCACCGACGCTTACGGCAACCCGACCACCTCTTACTATGTGCAGGGTGTTACCACGACTGGCACAGAAGCCAACTATCAGGTCACAGTTGCGACGTATACCGAGATTAACAACGGCGACGGCGATAACGACGAACTGATGCTCTTCTCCGTCGAGACAGCTGTTGCTGAGGACGCGGGCAATGGCGGCCTTGAAGCAAACTATGCAACGCTGACTGCAGAAGGCACTGTGATACCGTGGACTGATGATAACGCAAACACAACTTGGGACAGTGGCGAAACAGATACTGTTGCTGCTGATGCAGTCAAGATTGAAGATGACAACTATTATGCCAGCGATGTTGCATTCATCTACGTCGACGGCTCCGGCGCTACTCTTGACGTCACAGTTCTGAACGAGGTTCAGGCTATCGAGAATACTAACACAGGTTACTATTATGCTGAGCAGATCGGCGACACGACCAACAACTCCGTTATGTACGTCTTCATTGACGGTGAAGCTCCGGCGGCAGAATCCGACGGTTTGGGCCTCATCTTTGTCAATGATTTGGTAAAAGATGCCGATACCGCTGACGGCGATGTCTTCGAGGTTTACCTCGACGGCGTTGAGACAGAGATTACGCTTGCTAACGGCACAACCCCGGCAGCTGTTGGCTTCTACACCTACACTGAGACAGATGGCGTGACAACGCTGACTGCGTACACCGGCGATGACGTTGTCGGCGAAACGCTCGACAACCTCGTCGGCGACCTTATCACGACGGCTTCGGCAGATGATGTCGACGCTACGGGCGCAACAGTTGTTGATCTGACGGATGACGATGTTGATCTTGCGGACATCGAAGACGATGCCGATTACATGGTCTCCTTCGCGATCGACGACGATGGCGTGACTGCTGTCATCTATATCGAGCTGGCTCCGTAA
- a CDS encoding ribosome maturation factor RimP, with protein MKKVTDKVSALAEPVVRQFGCELWDVEYVKEAGYWYLRVYIDRDGGATLDDCENISRALDPLLDEHDPVPDSYTFEVSSAGAERALRRPSDFARFQGHLVEVKLYKAQDGRKEFVGTLVDGTGDTVDIKIADTLHQLPKSEVANVRLRIS; from the coding sequence ATGAAAAAAGTGACAGACAAGGTCTCGGCGCTGGCCGAGCCGGTCGTCCGCCAGTTCGGCTGCGAGCTGTGGGACGTTGAGTATGTGAAGGAAGCGGGCTATTGGTACCTTAGGGTGTACATTGACCGCGACGGCGGCGCGACGCTGGACGATTGCGAAAACATCAGCCGTGCGCTTGACCCGCTGCTTGACGAGCACGACCCCGTTCCGGACAGCTACACCTTTGAGGTCTCCTCCGCCGGGGCCGAACGCGCCCTCCGCCGCCCATCGGATTTCGCGCGGTTTCAGGGCCATCTCGTTGAGGTAAAGCTCTATAAGGCGCAGGACGGGCGCAAGGAGTTTGTCGGCACGCTTGTAGACGGCACCGGCGATACGGTTGACATAAAAATAGCGGACACCTTGCATCAGCTGCCAAAAAGCGAAGTCGCCAACGTGCGCCTTCGCATAAGTTAG
- the nusA gene encoding transcription termination/antitermination protein NusA, whose translation MNAEFFSAIADIEKEKGIPQSYMLEKIEQALLAALKKDSPACQDCARVVLDPVGKTVHMYLQKEVADPVTDPDTQVTLEAARKISAGAEVGDVVNETVDAKKFGRIAAQAAKQVIIQGIREAERGIVFDEFNSKEHEILTGVVTRIEPRNGSVSIQISSNSEFTEAMLSPGERIPTEALREGDRIKVYVVEVRKSTRGPQILISRTHPGLVKRLFELEVPEIFDGIVEIKSIAREAGSRTKIAVASSDPEVDPIGACVGPKGGRVASIVDELGGEKIDIVKYSEVSEEYIASALAPSAVLGVTILEDGKSCRVIVPDNQLSLAIGKEGQNVRLAARLTGFKIDIKPESQA comes from the coding sequence ATGAATGCCGAATTTTTTTCAGCGATAGCCGACATTGAAAAGGAAAAGGGCATCCCGCAGTCTTATATGCTTGAAAAAATCGAGCAGGCGCTTCTGGCGGCCCTGAAAAAAGACTCCCCCGCCTGTCAGGACTGCGCCCGCGTCGTTTTAGACCCCGTCGGCAAGACGGTTCATATGTACCTGCAAAAAGAAGTGGCCGACCCTGTCACAGACCCGGACACGCAGGTTACGCTGGAGGCCGCCAGAAAAATCAGCGCCGGTGCCGAGGTCGGCGACGTTGTGAATGAGACGGTTGACGCCAAAAAGTTCGGCAGGATTGCCGCGCAGGCGGCGAAACAGGTAATCATTCAGGGCATCCGCGAGGCAGAGCGCGGCATTGTTTTTGATGAATTCAATTCCAAGGAACACGAAATTTTAACGGGCGTTGTCACGCGCATTGAACCGCGCAACGGCAGTGTTTCGATTCAAATCAGCTCCAATTCGGAGTTTACCGAGGCCATGCTCTCCCCCGGCGAACGCATCCCGACGGAGGCGCTCCGCGAGGGCGACCGAATTAAGGTCTACGTCGTTGAGGTGCGGAAATCAACGCGCGGCCCGCAGATTCTGATCTCCCGCACGCACCCCGGTCTTGTCAAGCGCCTTTTCGAGCTGGAGGTGCCGGAGATTTTTGACGGCATCGTTGAAATCAAAAGCATTGCGCGCGAGGCCGGCAGCCGGACGAAAATCGCCGTCGCCTCCTCTGACCCCGAGGTAGACCCCATCGGCGCGTGCGTCGGCCCCAAGGGCGGGCGCGTGGCGTCGATTGTCGACGAGCTCGGCGGCGAAAAAATTGACATCGTGAAATATTCCGAGGTTTCGGAGGAGTATATCGCCTCGGCACTTGCCCCATCGGCTGTTCTCGGCGTTACCATCCTCGAAGACGGCAAAAGCTGCCGCGTGATCGTGCCGGATAACCAGCTCTCCCTCGCCATCGGCAAGGAAGGGCAAAACGTTCGTTTGGCCGCGCGGCTGACGGGCTTTAAAATCGATATCAAGCCGGAATCGCAGGCTTAA
- a CDS encoding YlxR family protein, with amino-acid sequence MQKKIPMRQCLGCRAMKPKKELIRAVRAPDGSVSLDVRGKNPGRGAYVCQNADCLKKALKTKALERALETAFPEDFYEALKVQLEEADGQ; translated from the coding sequence ATGCAGAAAAAAATACCGATGCGCCAATGTCTGGGCTGCCGTGCCATGAAGCCGAAAAAAGAGCTCATCCGCGCCGTCCGCGCGCCGGACGGCAGCGTGTCCCTTGACGTCAGGGGTAAAAACCCGGGGCGTGGGGCATATGTGTGCCAAAACGCCGACTGCCTGAAAAAAGCGCTGAAGACGAAAGCCCTAGAGCGGGCGCTGGAGACCGCCTTCCCCGAGGATTTTTATGAGGCGCTGAAAGTGCAGCTGGAGGAAGCGGATGGACAATAG
- a CDS encoding ribosomal L7Ae/L30e/S12e/Gadd45 family protein, with protein MDNRLLGIAKKAGFLEIGEESVATAARNKKAKVILSAADASDGSKRRAHAYAEQYNIIYLVLPSTKEDLGAVVGRGAPGMLAILDAGIASRYADMLARLEPGRYDTEAETLSKMAQRVLQRRREARAHDRNKRTGKRRTGQ; from the coding sequence ATGGACAATAGACTCCTCGGCATTGCCAAAAAAGCCGGTTTTCTCGAAATCGGCGAGGAATCCGTCGCCACCGCGGCGCGGAACAAAAAAGCAAAGGTCATCCTGTCGGCTGCCGATGCGTCGGACGGATCAAAACGCCGGGCGCATGCGTATGCCGAACAGTACAATATCATATATCTCGTTCTGCCGAGTACGAAGGAAGATCTGGGGGCGGTTGTCGGCAGAGGCGCCCCGGGCATGCTGGCCATTCTCGACGCGGGTATCGCGTCCCGCTACGCCGACATGCTTGCCCGGCTGGAACCCGGGCGGTATGACACCGAAGCGGAAACCTTGTCAAAAATGGCCCAGCGCGTGCTGCAACGGCGGCGGGAAGCCCGGGCGCACGACAGAAACAAACGAACCGGTAAGAGGAGGACAGGACAATGA
- the infB gene encoding translation initiation factor IF-2, with the protein MSTMFKYRVHEVAKDFKVQTKVITEILTEYATTPKNHMQVLTSEELDLIFEHLTQHNQIADIEEIYAVTPYSQTKAGQSDKAASEKKPAAAPEAEKAPQGQKTPEAAQPATGATPQHPPAYRPEQAKKPDKPFVPRQAPQKRVIDTSGATINIDKYDERLDNLVPERAEHMKHGKEKFTKKNQSRGPTMASGAKRRQEERERMQRLQFEIAKKAQLKVAIPDEISVGDLAARMKKTGAEVVKRLIKLGVMASLSDVIDYETAALVAIELGCKVEHEVVVTIEERLIDDRADTEEELAPRAPVVVVMGHVDHGKTSLLDKIREANVAEGEAGGITQHIGAYRVSVNGSPVTFLDTPGHEAFTAMRARGAQVTDIAILIVAADDGIMPQTVESINHAKAAGIPIIVAINKMDVPGANPDRIKQQLTEYELVSDEWGGDTIVCPISAKTGMGIDHLLEMVVLTAEMGELRANPSRAARGTVIEARLDKGRGPIMTVLVQNGTLKQNDIIIAGTAVGHVRVMTNDRGERVTEAGPSVPVEISGMSEVPDAGDTFNAVADERMARELVEQRKAEKKNAGAETVKVSLEDLFSRIQQGELKDLNIIVKADVQGSAEAIKSSLEKLSGSEVRVRVIHSGVGAISESDVMLAATSGAIIVGFNVRPDNAARDSAVRSNVDIRMYRVIYDAINEIEAAMKGMLAPKFKEVVLGHAEVRQVYKISHIGTVCGSYVQDGKIVRNSLVRLIRDGIVIHEGELGSLRRFKDDVKEVATNYECGITLEKFNDVKEGDIIEAYIMEQIKD; encoded by the coding sequence ATGAGCACGATGTTTAAATACAGGGTTCACGAGGTGGCTAAGGACTTTAAGGTCCAGACAAAGGTCATCACCGAAATACTGACCGAGTATGCCACGACGCCGAAAAACCATATGCAGGTTCTGACGTCGGAGGAGCTCGATCTGATTTTCGAGCATTTGACCCAACACAACCAGATCGCCGATATTGAGGAGATCTACGCCGTCACGCCCTACTCTCAGACGAAGGCCGGCCAGTCCGACAAAGCGGCATCGGAAAAGAAGCCCGCAGCGGCGCCCGAAGCCGAAAAAGCCCCGCAAGGCCAGAAAACGCCGGAAGCCGCGCAGCCGGCCACCGGTGCTACCCCGCAGCACCCCCCAGCGTACCGCCCGGAACAGGCGAAAAAGCCGGATAAACCGTTTGTCCCGCGCCAGGCCCCGCAAAAACGCGTGATTGACACCTCCGGCGCCACCATCAACATCGACAAATATGACGAGCGGCTCGACAATCTCGTACCAGAGCGCGCCGAGCATATGAAGCACGGCAAAGAGAAATTTACAAAAAAGAATCAAAGCCGCGGCCCGACGATGGCCTCCGGCGCCAAGCGCCGTCAGGAAGAACGCGAGCGCATGCAGCGCCTGCAGTTTGAAATCGCTAAAAAAGCGCAGCTCAAGGTCGCCATCCCTGATGAAATCTCCGTCGGCGACCTCGCCGCCCGCATGAAAAAGACGGGTGCCGAGGTTGTTAAGCGCCTCATTAAGCTCGGCGTTATGGCTTCCTTGTCCGACGTGATTGATTACGAGACGGCGGCGCTCGTCGCCATCGAGCTCGGCTGCAAGGTTGAGCACGAGGTCGTTGTCACGATTGAAGAACGCCTGATTGACGACAGGGCCGACACCGAGGAAGAGCTTGCCCCGCGTGCGCCCGTCGTTGTTGTCATGGGCCATGTCGACCACGGCAAGACGTCACTCTTAGATAAAATCCGCGAAGCTAACGTTGCCGAGGGCGAGGCCGGCGGCATCACCCAGCACATCGGCGCTTACCGTGTGTCCGTTAACGGCAGCCCAGTCACCTTCCTCGACACACCGGGTCACGAAGCCTTTACGGCCATGCGCGCCCGTGGCGCGCAGGTCACCGATATCGCCATTTTGATCGTCGCGGCAGACGATGGCATCATGCCGCAGACCGTTGAGTCTATCAACCACGCCAAGGCTGCCGGTATTCCGATCATCGTCGCCATCAATAAGATGGACGTTCCCGGCGCTAACCCAGACCGCATCAAGCAGCAGCTGACGGAATACGAGCTCGTCAGCGACGAATGGGGCGGCGACACGATCGTCTGCCCGATTTCAGCGAAAACCGGCATGGGCATCGACCACCTTCTTGAGATGGTCGTCCTGACGGCCGAAATGGGCGAACTGCGCGCCAATCCGAGCAGAGCCGCCCGCGGTACCGTTATCGAAGCACGACTTGATAAGGGCCGCGGCCCGATCATGACGGTTCTCGTCCAGAACGGCACCTTAAAGCAGAACGACATCATCATCGCCGGTACGGCCGTCGGCCACGTCCGCGTGATGACGAATGACCGCGGCGAGCGCGTCACTGAGGCAGGCCCCTCCGTCCCCGTTGAAATTTCCGGTATGTCGGAAGTGCCCGACGCGGGCGACACGTTCAACGCCGTCGCCGACGAGCGCATGGCCCGCGAGCTCGTCGAGCAGCGGAAGGCCGAAAAGAAGAACGCCGGTGCCGAGACGGTCAAGGTCTCGTTGGAGGATCTCTTCTCCAGAATTCAGCAGGGCGAACTCAAAGACCTGAATATTATCGTCAAAGCCGACGTGCAGGGCTCGGCGGAGGCCATCAAATCGTCGCTTGAAAAGCTTTCCGGCAGCGAGGTGCGCGTGCGCGTTATCCACTCGGGCGTTGGCGCCATCAGCGAGTCGGACGTCATGCTTGCCGCCACGAGCGGCGCGATTATCGTCGGCTTCAACGTCCGGCCGGACAATGCCGCCCGTGACAGCGCCGTGCGCTCAAACGTTGATATCCGTATGTACCGCGTCATTTACGACGCGATCAATGAGATCGAGGCAGCCATGAAGGGCATGCTCGCCCCGAAGTTCAAAGAGGTCGTCCTCGGCCACGCCGAGGTGCGTCAGGTTTACAAAATTTCGCACATCGGCACCGTCTGCGGCAGCTATGTGCAGGACGGCAAGATCGTCCGCAACAGCCTCGTCCGCCTTATTCGCGACGGGATCGTCATCCATGAGGGCGAACTCGGCTCCCTGCGCCGCTTCAAGGATGACGTCAAGGAAGTTGCGACAAACTATGAGTGCGGCATCACCCTCGAAAAATTCAATGATGTCAAAGAAGGCGATATCATTGAGGCGTATATCATGGAGCAGATCAAGGATTAA
- the rbfA gene encoding 30S ribosome-binding factor RbfA, with protein MSSNKIGRTNEDIQRVMSTLLRNVKDPRIQQGMLSITAVDTTGDLRYSNIYLSVLGLQSEKELMKGLKSASGFLRRELGSALSLRYTPELIFHLDKSIEHGAAINKILADLTEKEDGDQHDHQ; from the coding sequence ATGTCATCAAATAAAATCGGCAGGACAAATGAGGATATCCAGCGCGTCATGTCGACGCTTCTCCGAAATGTGAAGGACCCGCGCATCCAGCAGGGCATGCTCAGTATCACCGCTGTCGACACGACAGGTGATTTGCGCTACAGTAACATTTACCTGAGCGTTTTAGGGCTTCAGTCTGAAAAAGAGCTCATGAAGGGTCTCAAGTCGGCTTCCGGTTTTCTGCGCCGGGAGCTGGGCAGCGCCCTATCGCTGCGATACACACCGGAGCTCATTTTTCATTTGGACAAGTCTATCGAGCACGGCGCGGCCATTAATAAAATTCTTGCTGACCTGACAGAGAAAGAAGACGGGGATCAACATGACCATCAGTGA
- a CDS encoding DHH family phosphoesterase, which yields MTISETAHWLSSRDQFLVLTHRRPDGDTLGCAAGLVGGLLEAGKTAYILYNPEATARYTTYVEKHWAPAGFVPAHIISVDIASQELLPPNAAVYRDKIDLCVDHHPSNTQYASSSCIDTTRAACGEIVYEILMALNGHISTEAATSLYVALSTDTGCFAFANTTSNTLRVAATLVDAGAPIGEINRELFRRKAKSRMMLEGLITSGMAFYFNGAVAVATVTREMLAQTGASDNELDDIASIPGSIEEVIVGITIREMIDEEGCKVSVRTTPIVNANDLCARFGGGGHAMAAGFSIKASSEKTAALLVDALGDVFSESHTGK from the coding sequence ATGACCATCAGTGAAACGGCACACTGGCTTTCGTCGCGCGATCAATTTCTTGTTCTGACGCATCGGCGGCCGGACGGCGATACGCTCGGCTGCGCAGCGGGGCTTGTCGGGGGCCTTTTAGAGGCTGGGAAAACGGCTTACATCCTCTATAATCCGGAGGCCACGGCTCGCTATACGACGTATGTGGAAAAGCACTGGGCACCGGCGGGATTTGTTCCGGCGCATATCATCTCCGTTGATATTGCGTCGCAGGAGCTGCTGCCGCCTAACGCCGCCGTTTACCGGGACAAGATTGACCTGTGCGTTGACCATCACCCGTCGAACACGCAGTACGCTTCGAGCAGCTGTATCGATACAACACGCGCGGCCTGCGGCGAAATTGTCTATGAAATTCTGATGGCCTTAAACGGCCATATCAGCACGGAGGCGGCAACCTCGCTCTACGTCGCGCTGTCGACTGACACCGGCTGTTTTGCCTTTGCCAACACGACGTCTAACACGCTCCGCGTCGCCGCAACGCTTGTGGATGCGGGCGCGCCGATCGGTGAAATCAACAGGGAGCTGTTCCGGCGTAAGGCCAAAAGCCGCATGATGCTGGAAGGTCTTATTACATCCGGAATGGCGTTTTATTTTAACGGTGCCGTCGCCGTCGCCACAGTCACACGGGAGATGCTGGCGCAAACGGGTGCCAGTGATAATGAACTCGATGACATCGCTTCCATCCCCGGTTCAATTGAAGAGGTCATCGTCGGCATTACCATCCGGGAAATGATCGACGAGGAAGGCTGCAAGGTCTCCGTCCGGACGACGCCGATCGTCAACGCAAACGACTTGTGCGCGCGCTTTGGCGGCGGCGGTCATGCGATGGCGGCGGGCTTCTCCATCAAAGCTTCTTCTGAAAAAACGGCGGCGCTTCTGGTGGACGCGCTGGGGGACGTTTTTTCGGAGAGCCATACCGGCAAATGA
- the truB gene encoding tRNA pseudouridine(55) synthase TruB, with the protein MNGIVVVDKPAGWTSHDVVAKLRGVLHEKRIGHGGTLDPMATGVLPVFIGRATRAVSFCEVSDKEYLAGLRLGIVTDTQDTTGQVLKQSPVPIKAQDIDAVLGRFIGPQQQLPPMYSAIKIGGQKLYQLARRGIEIARETRAITIQVLERLDGDGPDVLLRVVCSKGTYVRTLCHDIGAALGCGGAMSSLRRTRVGTFTLDDAVTLDEIIASSAGGSSPAFLKSVDTLFSLYPAIVIDGSQEKKCRNGADFAVMAEDGRYRVYDADNQFLMLGNVDGGMMRAVKNFFE; encoded by the coding sequence ATGAACGGAATCGTTGTCGTCGATAAACCGGCGGGTTGGACATCGCACGACGTCGTGGCCAAGCTCCGCGGTGTTCTGCACGAAAAGCGCATCGGCCACGGCGGGACGCTTGACCCAATGGCAACGGGCGTTCTGCCCGTTTTCATCGGCCGCGCCACGCGGGCCGTTTCGTTCTGTGAAGTGTCTGACAAAGAGTATCTCGCCGGGCTGCGCCTCGGCATCGTAACGGATACACAAGATACAACGGGGCAGGTTTTAAAGCAATCGCCCGTCCCCATAAAAGCCCAGGATATCGACGCGGTACTCGGGCGCTTTATCGGCCCACAGCAGCAGCTGCCGCCAATGTATTCGGCGATTAAAATCGGCGGCCAGAAGCTCTATCAGCTGGCGCGGCGCGGTATCGAGATTGCCCGCGAAACGCGCGCTATCACCATCCAAGTGCTCGAGCGTCTTGACGGCGACGGGCCAGATGTTCTTTTGCGCGTTGTCTGCTCGAAGGGGACGTATGTCCGTACCCTGTGCCATGATATCGGTGCGGCTCTTGGCTGCGGCGGAGCAATGTCGTCACTCCGGCGCACCCGCGTCGGCACTTTCACACTTGACGACGCCGTGACGCTTGATGAGATCATCGCATCGTCGGCCGGTGGGTCGTCTCCTGCTTTTTTAAAGTCGGTCGATACGCTTTTCAGTCTGTACCCGGCAATCGTGATTGACGGCAGTCAGGAAAAAAAGTGCCGCAATGGCGCCGATTTTGCCGTCATGGCAGAGGACGGGCGCTACCGCGTTTATGATGCCGACAACCAATTCCTCATGCTCGGCAATGTCGACGGCGGTATGATGCGCGCTGTTAAAAATTTTTTTGAGTAA
- the ribF gene encoding riboflavin biosynthesis protein RibF has translation MTEKKRVIALGFFDGVHIGHSALMERVLKIAKEKDLLPSVITFDAHPISMVTGCPVPLINSCEDRAGLIHRIFGIKNVIILHFDNETMHMPWSEFVERLTGEFDAVHLVAGHDFRFGWKGEGCAEKLLEKSRALGIGCDIIPAVTYKGIVSSSTYIRTLIAEGDLEQANEFLGHPHVLTDIVHYGYRLGRTLGTPTINMCFAPGVLIPAYGVYATRVFLDDGSEHVGVTNIGVRPTVDNQDNVTAETYILNYTGNQYGKMVRLEFYKRLRPEIRFDSIDALKQQIRADADNAALYFSGV, from the coding sequence ATGACAGAAAAAAAACGAGTCATCGCCCTAGGGTTTTTTGACGGGGTGCATATCGGCCATTCGGCACTGATGGAGCGCGTTTTAAAAATTGCGAAGGAAAAAGACCTATTGCCCTCCGTTATAACGTTTGACGCCCATCCCATCAGCATGGTCACCGGCTGCCCTGTGCCGCTTATTAATTCCTGCGAGGATAGGGCCGGGCTTATCCACCGCATTTTTGGTATCAAGAACGTCATTATTCTGCATTTTGACAATGAGACGATGCATATGCCGTGGTCGGAGTTCGTCGAGCGCCTGACCGGCGAATTTGATGCCGTACATCTTGTGGCAGGCCACGACTTCCGCTTTGGCTGGAAAGGCGAGGGCTGTGCCGAAAAGCTTCTCGAAAAAAGCCGCGCGCTTGGCATCGGCTGCGATATTATTCCGGCCGTCACATACAAGGGCATTGTCAGCAGCTCCACATATATCAGAACGCTGATAGCCGAAGGCGATCTCGAGCAGGCAAACGAATTTCTCGGCCATCCGCACGTTTTGACCGACATCGTCCATTACGGCTACCGTCTCGGCAGGACGCTCGGAACGCCGACGATCAACATGTGCTTTGCACCCGGTGTTCTCATCCCCGCTTACGGCGTTTATGCCACGCGCGTCTTTCTTGATGACGGCAGCGAGCACGTCGGCGTGACGAACATCGGCGTACGTCCGACGGTCGACAATCAGGACAATGTCACTGCTGAGACGTATATTCTCAACTACACCGGCAACCAGTACGGAAAAATGGTCCGCTTGGAGTTTTATAAACGCCTGCGGCCTGAAATCCGTTTTGACAGCATCGACGCCCTGAAGCAGCAGATTCGCGCGGATGCGGACAACGCCGCTCTTTATTTCAGCGGCGTCTGA